From a region of the Salvelinus alpinus chromosome 2, SLU_Salpinus.1, whole genome shotgun sequence genome:
- the LOC139554580 gene encoding large ribosomal subunit protein P2-like codes for MRYVSAYLLAVLGGNTSPSSRDIKTILGSVGIEAEDVRLDKVVNELNGKDINEVMNSGLSKLASVPAGGAVAAPAAAGSAAAGVSPTAAEEKKEEKEESEEGSDDDMGFGLFD; via the exons ATGCGTTACGTGTCCGCTTACCTCCTGGCTGTGCTCGGTGGCAACACCAGCCCCTCCTCCAGGGATATCAAGACCATTTTGGGGAGTGTAGGAATCGAGGCCGAAGATGTGCGCCTAGACAAG GTTGTCAATGAATTGAATGGAAAAGACATCAATGAAGTCATGAACTCTG GTCTCTCTAAATTGGCCTCCGTGCCAGCAGGTGGTGCTGTGGcggctcctgctgctgctgggtcTGCTGCAGCTGGAGTTTCTCCTACTGCTG cggaagagaaaaaggaggagaaagaggaatcTGAAGAGGGATCTGATGATGACATGGGATTTGGACTCTTTGATTAA
- the LOC139554569 gene encoding uncharacterized protein has translation MVSTKNSFTLQHCIVWQSKQCLVKYPCPVSTPHCAGWGRNSTPFPLLLLLSLCLYLSPWKMKYANNRDMKHPLVRMRNVHSQSSLGSDTDSQPVLKEEEEEEEVTLEEEKETEEEKKGDVLTDSELDPELPEEYSHGLEDLRWNLSSLEKAVYLSLPPWVQRALLCNLMAKCGVNNSFFPARLLSYLLLPYILPASIFLHVNYRVLCWLRQVPGKWLWPGVEMAVPFLLKLSHPRKNLMHRLWPSGPVRFWPVGPARLWPCNPIRLWPYNPVRLWPCNPVRLWLYNPVRLLPYNSVGLWPCNPIRLWPCNLIRLWPLRFLASAKEKHTQFKSAEDPPPQQRRRSVLRFQLSTTSTHYTTESPNTPTESHPDPLSFSLLFNLELAMDNQPNQPNNQSLLHHSKRLLPLEYGPCIKKEALASPHISYMGVEEEEERMSQGGDEVEEGLALLPSLPVECANTGY, from the exons ATGGTGTCCACTAAAAATAGTTTCACCTTGCAACATTGCATAGTCTGGCAGTCCAAACAGTGCCTGGTCAAATATCCCTGTCCAGTGTCCACTCCACACTGTGCTGGTTGGGGGAGGAACTCGACCCCTTTTCCCCTGCTCCTACTTCTCTCCTTGTGCCTGTATCTATCTCCCTGGAAAATGAAATATGCTAATAACAGAG ATATGAAGCACCCTCTAGTAAGGATGAGAAACGTTCATTCCCAGTCCTCTCTGGGGAGTGACACCGACTCGCAGCCTGTcctgaaagaagaggaggaagaggaggaggtaacactagaggaggagaaagagacggaaGAGGAGAAAAAAGGGGACGTATTGACGGACTCAGAGCTGGATCCAGAGTTGCCTGAGGAGTATTCCCATGGCCTGGAGGACCTGAGGTGGAACCTGAGCTCTCTAGAGAAGGCTGTATATCTCAGCCTGCCACCATGGGTCCAGAGAG CATTGCTGTGCAACCTCATGGCTAAATGTGGTGTAAACAACTCATTCTTCCCAGCCCGTCTGCTGTCCTACCTGCTGCTGCCCTACATACTGCCAGCCTCTATCTTTCTCCATGTCAACTACAG GGTGCTGTGTTGGCTCCGCCAAGTCCCAGGGAAGTGGCTGTGGCCGGGTGTCGAAATGGCTGTGCCATTCCTTCTAAAGCTCTCTCACCCCAGGAAGAACCTCATGCACAG GTTGTGGCCCTCTGGTCCTGTCAGATTTTGGCCCGTTGGTCCTGCCAGGTTGTGGCCCTGCAATCCTATCAGGTTGTGGCCCTACAATCCTGTCAGGTTGTGGCCCTGCAATCCTGTCAGGTTGTGGCTCTACAATCCTGTCAGGTTGTTGCCCTACAATTCTGTTGGGTTGTGGCCCTGCAATCCTATCAGGTTGTGGCCCTGCAATCTTATCAGGTTGTGGCCCCTACGCTTTCTGGCATCTGCCAAAGAAAAACATACACAGTTTAAGAGTGCAGAGGATCCTCCTCCACAGCAGCGCCGTCGCTCCGTCCTGCGGTTCCAGCTGTCCACCACCAGCACCCATTACACAACCGAGAGCCCCAACACCCCAACCGAGAGCCACCCTGACCCCCTGagcttctccctcctcttcaacCTGGAACTAGCGATGGACAACCAGCCCAATCAGCCCAACAACCAGTCTCTACTCCACCATAGCAAGAGGCTGCTGCCACTGGAGTATGGCCCCTGCATAAAGAAAGAGGCCCTGGCCTCCCCACACATCTCCTACAtgggggtggaggaagaggaggagaggatgtctCAGGGAGGGGATGAGGTGGAGGAAGGGTTAGCTCTCCTCCCCAGCCTTCCTGTGGAGTGTGCCAATACTGGCTACTAA
- the LOC139554570 gene encoding apoptosis facilitator Bcl-2-like protein 14, with amino-acid sequence MQVTEKKMPKQAQLLSLGRKDTSHLLEVYVKRSISLSDGTCEDQRSPTKPRKWVTLSEKRRRVHRHSIDSLVTLGPSKLEEGDATSTPHDEGFVIPNVAPVEIPGPADIPEIDVSTELENKSKEGKKKTKRPSLWKSFLGFFSKKGSDQKDEHESGTETGGQSQGNKSIKKQWRSMRRLPQRKTKSDSLRGSVRRSSSRNRANTTEITGVESVVSVVLTDSYYEKVSEELEKIVSEEKETDTASTDEDVIKRIIVLMKQQGDVINNKLKENPSLSAFFQKLSYSTFQQLADTYVETETPTGQNRQTPHTVGPGPVNAPELVKLAFTLDFTARVACLSRQSTGHIMGLGNRYLEDRFTQTPEVNPDQTLHNQDGPNH; translated from the exons ATGCAGGTTACAGAAAAGAAGATGCCCAAACAGGCCCAGCTGCTCTCTCTTGGCCGCAAGGACACCAGTCACCTCTTGGAAGTGTATGTGAAGCGCAGCATCAGTTTAAGTGACGGGACATGTGAGGACCAGAGGTCACCAACAAAGCCTCGGAAGTGGGTGACACTGTCAGAGAAACGCAGAAGAGTCCACCGGCATTCTATTGACTCCTTGGTCACCTTAGGGCCCAGCAAACTTGAAGAGGGCGATGCCACCAGCACACCACACGACGAGGGCTTTGTTATACCAAATGTGGCTCCTGTAGAAATCCCAGGGCCTGCTGATATTCCTGAGATTGATGTGTCTACTGAACTGGAGAATAAGTCTAAAGAGGGAAAGAAGAAGACCAAAAGGCCCTCTCTCTGGAAAAGTTTTCTGGGTTTCTTCTCGAAGAAGGGGAGTGACCAGAAAGATGAGCATGAGTCTGGTACAGAGACTGGTGGACAGTCACAAGGAAACAAATCCATAAAAAAGCAATGGCGCTCCATGAGGAGACTACCTCAGAGAAAAACTAAGAGTGACAGCCTCAGAGGGTCTGTGAGGAGATCATCGTCTCGGAACAGGGCCAACACTACAGAAATAACTGGAGTTGAAT CGGTTGTGAGTGTGGTGCTTACAGACTCGTACTATGAGAAAGTGTCAGAAGAGCTGGAGAAGATTGTGtctgaggagaaagagacagacacagcTTCTACAGATG AGGACGTCATCAAAAGGATAATTGTTCTGATGAAGCAGCAAGGAGACGTCATTAATAACAAG CTGAAGGAGAACCCCAGCCTGAGCGCATTCTTCCAGAAGCTGTCCTACAGTACCTTCCAGCAGTTGGCTGATACGTATGTGGAGACAGAGACCCCTACAGGCCAGAACCGCCAGACACCACACACTGTTGGGCCCGGGCCCGTCAACGCCCCAGAGCTGGTCAAGCTGGCCTTCACTCTGGACTTCACAGCCAGGGTGGCCTGTCTCTCCAGACAATCCACAGGACACATCATGGGCCTGGGCAACCGCTACTTAGAGGACCGCTTCACCCAGACACCAGAG GTTAATCCAGATCAGACGTTGCATAACCAGGATGGTCCTAATCATTGA